The following coding sequences lie in one Pseudomonas monsensis genomic window:
- the ruvC gene encoding crossover junction endodeoxyribonuclease RuvC — protein sequence MTLILGIDPGSRITGYGIVRDTGRGGCIYVASGCIRTGAGELHERLQIVYRGVREIIQTYGPVTMGIEKVFMAKNADSALKLGQARGAAIVAGAEECLEIAEYTATQVKQAVVGTGAANKEQVQMMVMHMLKLTSKPQIDASDALAIAICHAHTRSSLLPHGLGAARSRGGRLRL from the coding sequence ATGACTTTAATTCTTGGTATCGACCCCGGCTCGCGCATCACCGGTTACGGGATTGTTCGCGATACCGGGCGCGGTGGCTGTATCTACGTGGCCTCGGGCTGTATCCGCACCGGCGCCGGCGAACTGCATGAGCGTCTGCAGATCGTCTATCGCGGCGTGCGTGAAATCATTCAGACCTACGGTCCGGTGACCATGGGCATCGAAAAAGTGTTCATGGCAAAAAATGCCGATTCAGCGCTGAAGCTGGGACAGGCCCGCGGGGCTGCTATTGTGGCGGGCGCTGAAGAGTGCCTGGAGATTGCCGAGTACACTGCAACACAGGTCAAGCAAGCCGTGGTCGGCACCGGGGCGGCTAATAAAGAACAAGTGCAGATGATGGTCATGCACATGCTGAAACTGACCAGCAAACCGCAGATCGATGCCTCGGATGCCCTGGCGATCGCCATTTGTCACGCGCACACCCGCTCCAGTCTGTTGCCTCACGGTCTGGGCGCCGCACGCAGTCGTGGCGGGCGCTTGCGTCTCTGA
- a CDS encoding YebC/PmpR family DNA-binding transcriptional regulator, with product MAGHSKWANIKHRKERQDAKRGKIFTKWIRELTVAARQGGGDPGSNPRLRLALDKALGANMSRDIIDRAVARGAGATEADNVEELTYEGYGPGGVAVMVECMTDNRNRTAAAVRHAFSKCGGNLGTDGSVAYLFERKGQISFAPGVDEDALTEAALEADADDVLTHDDGSIDVFTSFTSFYAVRNALEAAGFKGDDAEIVMQPTTSAELDLEGAEKVLKMIDMLEDLDDVQNVYSNADIPEDVAAQLG from the coding sequence ATGGCAGGTCATTCCAAGTGGGCGAACATCAAGCACCGCAAAGAACGTCAGGATGCCAAGAGAGGCAAGATTTTCACCAAGTGGATCCGTGAACTGACCGTTGCCGCCCGTCAGGGCGGCGGCGATCCGGGTTCCAACCCGCGTCTGCGTCTGGCCCTGGACAAGGCGCTGGGTGCAAACATGAGCCGCGACATCATCGACCGCGCCGTGGCCCGTGGCGCCGGCGCGACCGAAGCGGACAACGTCGAGGAGCTGACCTACGAAGGGTACGGCCCGGGCGGTGTGGCGGTGATGGTCGAGTGCATGACCGACAACCGCAACCGTACTGCCGCCGCCGTGCGCCATGCGTTCAGCAAATGCGGGGGCAACCTTGGCACCGACGGTTCGGTGGCCTACCTGTTCGAACGCAAGGGCCAGATCAGCTTCGCGCCGGGCGTTGACGAGGACGCCTTGACCGAAGCGGCGCTGGAAGCCGATGCCGACGACGTGCTGACCCACGACGACGGTTCGATCGACGTGTTCACCTCGTTCACCAGCTTCTACGCCGTGCGCAACGCGCTGGAAGCGGCCGGGTTCAAGGGTGATGACGCGGAAATCGTGATGCAGCCGACCACCAGTGCCGAGCTGGATCTGGAAGGCGCGGAGAAGGTGCTCAAGATGATCGACATGCTTGAGGACCTCGATGATGTGCAGAACGTCTATTCCAATGCGGACATTCCGGAAGACGTGGCCGCTCAGCTCGGTTAA
- the aspS gene encoding aspartate--tRNA ligase, translating into MMRSHYCGQLNESLEGQEITLCGWVHRRRDHGGVIFLDIRDRDGLAQVVFDPDRAESFAAADRVRSEYVVKITGKVRLRPAGATNANMASGMIEVLGYELEVLNESETPPFPLNEYSDVGEETRLRYRFLDLRRPEMAEKLRLRSRMTTSIRRYLDENGFLDVETPILTRATPEGARDYLVPSRTHAGSFFALPQSPQLFKQLLMVAGFDRYYQIAKCFRDEDLRADRQPEFTQIDIETSFLDEKDIMGLTEGMIRNLFKEVLDLEFGEFPHMTFEEAMRRYGSDKPDLRNPLELVDVADQLKEVEFKVFSGPANDPKCRIAALRVTGGASMPRKQIDDYTKFVGIYGAKGLAYIKVNERAAGVEGLQSPIVKNIPEDKLNVILDRVGAVDGDIVFFGADKAKIVSEALGALRIKLGHDLDLLTCKWAPMWVVDFPMFEENDDGSFSALHHPFTAPKCSPEELEANPAGALSRAYDMVLNGTELGGGSIRIHRKEMQQAVFRLLGINEAEQEEKFGFLLDALKYGAPPHGGLAFGLDRLVMLMTGAQSIREVIAFPKTQSAADVMTQAPGVVDAKALRELHIRLRETPKAE; encoded by the coding sequence ATGATGCGCAGCCACTATTGCGGCCAACTGAATGAAAGCCTGGAAGGCCAGGAAATTACCCTTTGCGGATGGGTTCACCGTCGCCGCGACCACGGCGGGGTGATTTTCCTCGATATCCGTGACCGTGATGGTCTGGCTCAGGTGGTGTTTGACCCGGATCGCGCCGAGAGCTTCGCCGCCGCTGACCGTGTGCGCAGCGAGTACGTGGTGAAGATCACCGGTAAAGTGCGTCTGCGTCCGGCCGGCGCGACCAACGCCAACATGGCGTCGGGCATGATCGAAGTGCTGGGTTACGAGCTGGAAGTGCTGAACGAGTCGGAAACCCCGCCGTTCCCGCTCAACGAATACTCCGACGTCGGCGAAGAAACCCGCCTGCGCTATCGCTTCCTCGACCTGCGTCGTCCGGAAATGGCCGAGAAGCTGCGTCTGCGTTCGCGCATGACCACCAGCATTCGTCGCTACCTCGACGAGAACGGCTTCCTTGACGTGGAAACGCCGATCCTGACTCGCGCAACGCCAGAAGGCGCCCGTGACTATCTGGTGCCAAGCCGTACTCACGCCGGTTCGTTCTTCGCCCTGCCGCAATCGCCGCAGCTGTTCAAGCAACTGCTGATGGTCGCCGGCTTCGACCGTTACTACCAGATCGCCAAGTGCTTCCGCGACGAAGACCTGCGTGCCGACCGTCAGCCTGAGTTCACTCAGATCGACATCGAGACCAGCTTCCTCGACGAAAAAGACATCATGGGCCTGACCGAAGGCATGATCCGCAACCTGTTCAAGGAAGTGCTGGATCTGGAATTCGGCGAATTCCCGCACATGACCTTCGAAGAAGCCATGCGTCGTTACGGCTCCGACAAGCCGGACCTGCGTAACCCGCTGGAACTGGTCGATGTTGCCGATCAACTCAAAGAAGTTGAATTCAAGGTCTTCAGCGGCCCGGCCAACGATCCGAAATGCCGTATCGCCGCACTGCGCGTTACAGGCGGCGCGAGCATGCCGCGCAAGCAGATCGACGACTACACCAAGTTCGTCGGCATCTACGGTGCCAAGGGCCTGGCGTATATCAAGGTCAACGAGCGTGCTGCCGGTGTTGAAGGCCTGCAGTCGCCGATCGTGAAGAACATCCCTGAAGACAAGCTGAACGTGATCCTCGATCGCGTCGGTGCTGTCGATGGCGACATCGTGTTCTTCGGCGCCGACAAGGCCAAGATCGTCAGCGAAGCCCTGGGCGCGCTGCGGATCAAGCTCGGTCACGATCTGGACCTGCTGACCTGCAAGTGGGCACCGATGTGGGTCGTTGACTTCCCGATGTTCGAAGAAAACGACGACGGCAGCTTCTCGGCCCTGCACCACCCGTTCACTGCGCCGAAGTGCTCTCCTGAAGAACTGGAAGCCAATCCGGCCGGCGCACTGTCCCGTGCGTACGACATGGTTTTGAACGGCACTGAACTGGGTGGCGGTTCGATCCGTATCCACCGCAAGGAAATGCAGCAAGCGGTGTTCCGTCTGCTGGGTATCAATGAAGCAGAACAGGAAGAGAAATTCGGCTTCCTGCTCGACGCGCTGAAGTACGGTGCACCGCCGCACGGTGGTCTGGCCTTCGGTCTGGACCGTCTGGTGATGCTGATGACCGGCGCCCAGTCGATCCGTGAAGTGATCGCCTTCCCGAAAACCCAGAGCGCTGCCGACGTCATGACGCAAGCACCGGGTGTGGTGGATGCCAAGGCGCTGCGCGAACTGCACATCCGTTTGCGCGAAACGCCAAAGGCTGAGTAA
- a CDS encoding FmdB family zinc ribbon protein → MPMYDYQCASCGHQLEAIQKISEAPLVDCPACQAPELRKQLSMPGFRLSGSGWYETDFKTGAKKNLAGGDKSD, encoded by the coding sequence ATGCCGATGTACGATTACCAATGTGCTTCCTGTGGTCATCAGTTGGAAGCCATTCAAAAGATCAGCGAGGCACCGCTGGTCGACTGCCCTGCCTGCCAGGCGCCAGAGCTCCGGAAACAGCTGTCCATGCCAGGCTTTCGCCTCAGCGGCAGCGGTTGGTACGAAACCGATTTCAAGACCGGCGCCAAGAAGAATCTGGCCGGTGGCGACAAATCTGACTAG
- a CDS encoding ribbon-helix-helix domain-containing protein, whose amino-acid sequence MLDGDRRGDSHTGVPHALRVDSFVNEFDMSLIRPLSRSVRLNGYATCLRLEQVYWNILGQMAADNRCSVSSLLSRVDREVQLRHGGVKNFSALVRVVCVMNGAKEKAPAIAL is encoded by the coding sequence ATGTTAGATGGAGACAGGCGAGGCGACAGCCATACTGGCGTGCCTCATGCGTTGAGAGTCGATTCGTTCGTCAATGAATTCGACATGTCATTGATCCGGCCGTTATCCCGGTCCGTTCGTTTGAATGGTTATGCGACCTGCCTGAGACTGGAGCAGGTCTACTGGAACATCCTCGGCCAGATGGCCGCCGACAATCGTTGTTCGGTCAGTTCACTGTTGTCCCGCGTCGATCGCGAAGTGCAATTGCGTCACGGGGGGGTGAAAAACTTCAGTGCACTGGTTCGGGTCGTGTGCGTGATGAACGGCGCCAAGGAGAAGGCGCCCGCCATTGCGCTTTGA
- a CDS encoding Dps family protein has protein sequence MAIDIGISEEDRKSIVEGLSRLLSDTYVLYLKTHNFHWNVTGPMFRTLHLMFEEQYNELALAVDLIAERIRALGFPAPGAYATYARLSSIKEEEGVPSAEAMIKQLVEGQEAVTRTARGIFPLLDKVSDEPTADLLTQRMQVHEKTAWMLRALLEA, from the coding sequence ATGGCAATCGATATCGGTATCAGTGAAGAGGATCGCAAGTCCATCGTTGAGGGGCTGTCGCGTCTGCTGTCGGACACCTACGTGCTGTATCTGAAAACCCATAACTTCCACTGGAACGTGACCGGTCCCATGTTCCGTACGCTGCATTTGATGTTCGAAGAGCAATACAACGAACTGGCGCTGGCCGTGGACTTGATCGCCGAGCGTATCCGGGCCCTGGGGTTCCCGGCGCCGGGCGCCTATGCCACTTACGCACGTCTTTCTTCTATCAAGGAGGAGGAGGGGGTCCCGAGCGCGGAGGCCATGATCAAACAACTGGTCGAGGGGCAGGAAGCCGTGACCCGTACCGCGCGTGGCATTTTCCCGCTGCTGGACAAGGTCAGCGACGAGCCGACGGCCGACTTGTTGACCCAGCGTATGCAAGTGCATGAGAAAACTGCATGGATGTTGCGCGCCTTGCTCGAGGCCTGA
- a CDS encoding cold-shock protein: MLKIVHLLMGAAALLLSFIPSLKSEAVPYLQQPDALYLAFFGLLNLLLAPVIPYWNKGPRQHLQNLVSALLILTVVLQTLTLIAPMPVIAGQPAVLFSLAIALVAVILHLAVSFYKSSPAAAPTSYDMSNRDTGTVKWFNTSKGFGFISRDSGDDIFVHFRAIRGEGHRVLVEGQRVEFSVMNRDKGLQAEDVIAALPRR, from the coding sequence ATGTTGAAAATCGTCCACCTGCTAATGGGCGCAGCGGCATTGCTGCTGTCGTTCATCCCTAGCTTGAAATCCGAAGCTGTTCCCTACCTGCAACAACCCGATGCACTTTACCTGGCCTTTTTCGGCCTGCTGAACCTGCTTCTCGCCCCAGTGATCCCGTACTGGAACAAGGGCCCGCGTCAGCATCTGCAAAACCTGGTCAGCGCGCTTCTGATCCTGACCGTCGTCCTGCAAACGCTGACCCTGATCGCGCCGATGCCTGTCATCGCCGGCCAGCCAGCCGTGCTGTTCAGCCTGGCGATTGCCCTGGTGGCCGTGATCCTGCACCTGGCCGTCAGCTTCTATAAGTCTTCACCTGCCGCCGCGCCAACCAGCTACGACATGAGCAACCGCGATACCGGCACCGTCAAGTGGTTCAACACTTCCAAAGGCTTCGGCTTTATCTCCCGGGATTCCGGCGATGATATTTTCGTGCACTTTCGCGCCATCCGTGGCGAAGGCCACCGCGTTCTGGTCGAAGGCCAGCGCGTGGAGTTCTCGGTGATGAACCGGGACAAGGGTCTGCAAGCCGAAGACGTGATCGCCGCTCTGCCGCGTCGCTGA
- a CDS encoding SlyX family protein, translated as MSLEQRVTDLESRLAFQDDTIQALNDVLVAQQRVVERLQLQMAALLKRQEEMVGQFESFEEEAPPPHY; from the coding sequence ATGAGCCTGGAACAACGCGTTACCGATCTGGAAAGCCGTCTGGCCTTTCAGGATGACACCATTCAGGCGTTGAACGACGTCCTGGTGGCACAGCAGCGGGTAGTCGAGCGGCTGCAATTGCAGATGGCCGCATTGCTCAAGCGTCAGGAGGAGATGGTCGGGCAGTTCGAATCGTTCGAGGAAGAGGCGCCGCCGCCACACTATTGA
- a CDS encoding HIT family protein, translating to MFALDSRLQQDTLVIGDFPLCRLLLSNDANYPWFILVPRRDDISELFQLDVADQQQLWQETTTLAELLKDSFDADKLNVATLGNVVSQLHMHVIVRKRDDAAWPAPVWGKHPARPYSAGQVAAIRERLRLVLTEDFTFLEG from the coding sequence GTGTTTGCTTTAGATTCACGACTTCAACAGGACACGCTGGTCATCGGTGACTTTCCGCTGTGCCGGCTGCTGCTGTCCAATGACGCCAACTACCCGTGGTTCATCCTGGTGCCTCGTCGCGACGATATCAGCGAGTTGTTTCAGTTGGATGTCGCCGACCAGCAGCAGCTGTGGCAGGAAACCACCACGCTGGCCGAGTTGCTCAAGGATTCGTTCGACGCCGACAAGCTGAACGTGGCGACCCTGGGGAACGTCGTCAGTCAGTTGCACATGCATGTGATTGTGCGTAAGCGCGACGACGCCGCATGGCCGGCGCCGGTCTGGGGCAAGCACCCGGCCAGACCTTACAGCGCCGGGCAGGTGGCCGCGATTCGCGAGCGCCTGCGCCTGGTGCTGACCGAAGATTTCACGTTTCTGGAGGGCTGA
- a CDS encoding OprD family porin has translation MRVMKWSMIALAVAAAASTQVATAAPFVSDQAEAKGFVEDAKLTETLKNYYFNRDNKNGGHDQKDWTQGFLGNFTSGYTQGTVGVGIDAFGYLAVKLDGGDGTSGTGNMSRSDTVKANGYAHDVNDSQGKAGAAVKFRISKTELKIGDQQPSTAPVFAVGGSRVIPQSASGFQLQSSEVKDLDLEAGHFYSATSQDKNARNGGLYANYAGVEAKSIDYFGGKYGITENLTASLYGAKLEDIWNQYYANVNLTTPFGGDTSLNTDFNIYRTTDTGSAKAGDISNTAFSLATALSFLKAHTFTLGFQKVNGDTPFDYVGVGKNNRGGDSIFLANSIQYSDFNAPGEKSLQARYDLKMAEYGVPGLSFMVRYVKGWDIDGTHTPAGSAYTGLYGEDGKHHETNFEAKYVVQSGPAKDLSFRIRQAWHVANADEGEGDVKEFRLITEYPLNIL, from the coding sequence ATGCGCGTGATGAAGTGGAGCATGATCGCACTGGCAGTTGCAGCAGCAGCCAGTACTCAAGTGGCTACGGCCGCCCCGTTTGTTAGTGACCAGGCAGAAGCCAAAGGTTTCGTTGAAGACGCGAAACTCACCGAGACGTTGAAGAACTACTACTTCAACCGCGACAACAAGAACGGTGGCCACGATCAGAAAGACTGGACCCAGGGCTTCCTCGGCAATTTCACTTCCGGCTACACCCAAGGCACCGTAGGCGTCGGTATCGATGCATTCGGTTACCTGGCGGTCAAACTGGATGGCGGTGATGGTACTTCCGGCACCGGCAACATGAGCCGTAGCGACACCGTCAAGGCCAACGGTTATGCGCACGACGTTAACGACAGCCAAGGCAAAGCCGGCGCAGCCGTTAAATTCCGTATTTCCAAAACCGAGTTGAAAATCGGCGACCAGCAGCCAAGCACGGCTCCTGTGTTCGCAGTTGGCGGCTCGCGTGTTATTCCGCAATCTGCCAGTGGCTTCCAGTTGCAGAGCAGCGAAGTCAAAGACCTTGACCTCGAAGCCGGTCACTTCTACTCGGCGACCAGCCAGGACAAAAACGCCCGTAACGGCGGCTTGTACGCTAACTACGCTGGCGTTGAAGCCAAGTCCATCGACTACTTTGGCGGCAAGTACGGCATCACTGAAAACCTGACTGCTTCGCTCTACGGCGCCAAGCTGGAAGACATCTGGAACCAGTACTACGCGAACGTGAACCTCACCACGCCATTCGGTGGTGACACTTCGCTGAACACTGACTTCAACATCTACCGCACCACCGACACCGGCAGCGCCAAAGCGGGCGACATCAGCAACACCGCCTTCTCGCTGGCAACCGCCCTGTCGTTCCTGAAGGCACATACCTTCACCCTGGGCTTCCAGAAGGTCAACGGCGACACCCCGTTCGACTACGTCGGTGTGGGCAAGAACAACCGTGGTGGCGACTCGATCTTCCTCGCCAACTCTATCCAGTACTCTGACTTCAACGCTCCAGGCGAGAAATCCCTGCAAGCTCGTTACGACCTGAAAATGGCCGAGTACGGCGTTCCTGGTCTGAGCTTCATGGTTCGTTACGTTAAAGGTTGGGATATCGACGGTACCCACACCCCAGCGGGTAGCGCTTACACCGGTCTTTACGGTGAAGACGGCAAACACCACGAAACCAACTTCGAAGCCAAGTACGTTGTTCAGTCTGGCCCAGCGAAAGATCTGTCGTTCCGCATCCGTCAAGCCTGGCACGTTGCTAACGCTGATGAAGGCGAAGGTGATGTCAAAGAGTTCCGCCTGATCACCGAATACCCACTGAACATCCTGTAA
- a CDS encoding mechanosensitive ion channel family protein, which yields MDLNAEVDNLVKASQAWIPMIMEYGSRVLLAVITLAIGWWLINKVTQKLGGLLALRNADLALQGFISSLANIILKVLLIVSVASMIGVETTSFVAAIGAAGLAIGLALQGSLANFAGGVLILLFRPFRIGDWIEAQGVSGTVDSIQIFHTVLRTGDNKTIIVPNGNLSNGIITNTNRQPTRKVVFDVGVDYEADLQKARQVLLDLAKDERVLQDPAPQAVISTLGDSSITVSLRVWVKTADYWDVLFMFNEQSRDRLKTAGIDIPFPQRVIRVVQESATQ from the coding sequence ATGGATTTGAATGCTGAGGTAGACAACCTGGTCAAGGCATCCCAAGCGTGGATTCCGATGATCATGGAATACGGCAGCCGCGTGTTGCTGGCGGTGATTACCCTGGCGATCGGCTGGTGGTTGATCAACAAGGTCACGCAAAAGCTCGGCGGTCTGCTGGCCCTGCGCAATGCTGACTTGGCGCTGCAAGGCTTCATCAGCAGCCTGGCGAACATCATTCTCAAGGTGTTGCTGATCGTCAGCGTGGCCTCGATGATCGGTGTTGAAACCACCTCGTTCGTTGCCGCGATTGGTGCGGCGGGCCTGGCCATCGGTCTGGCATTGCAAGGCAGCCTGGCGAACTTCGCCGGCGGCGTGCTGATTCTGCTGTTCCGCCCGTTCCGCATCGGTGACTGGATCGAAGCGCAGGGCGTGTCGGGTACGGTCGACAGCATCCAGATTTTCCACACCGTGCTGCGTACCGGCGACAACAAGACCATCATCGTGCCGAATGGCAACCTGTCGAACGGCATCATCACCAACACCAATCGTCAGCCAACCCGCAAAGTGGTGTTCGATGTGGGTGTCGATTACGAAGCCGATCTGCAAAAGGCCCGTCAGGTGCTGCTGGATCTGGCCAAAGATGAGCGTGTGCTGCAGGATCCTGCGCCGCAAGCCGTGATTTCGACACTGGGTGACAGTTCGATCACTGTATCCCTGCGTGTCTGGGTGAAAACCGCAGACTACTGGGATGTGCTGTTCATGTTTAACGAACAGTCGCGTGATCGTTTAAAGACTGCCGGCATTGATATTCCTTTTCCGCAACGCGTGATCCGCGTGGTACAGGAATCGGCAACACAATGA
- a CDS encoding YajQ family cyclic di-GMP-binding protein, with product MPSFDVVSELDKHELTNAVENAVKELDRRYDLKGKGSFEFKEKDLTVNLTAEAGFQLEAMIEILKLALTKRKIDVQCLEVKDAYASGKLMKQDAILKEGIDKELAKKIVAHIKDAKLKVQAAIQGEQVRVTGKKRDDLQEAIAALRAKEFGMPLQFNNFRD from the coding sequence ATGCCGTCGTTCGACGTGGTATCCGAACTGGACAAACACGAGCTGACCAACGCGGTCGAGAACGCCGTGAAGGAACTCGATCGTCGTTATGACCTGAAAGGCAAAGGCAGCTTCGAGTTCAAGGAAAAGGACCTGACCGTCAACCTGACCGCTGAAGCCGGGTTCCAGCTGGAAGCGATGATCGAGATCCTGAAGCTGGCCCTGACCAAGCGCAAGATTGATGTGCAGTGCCTGGAAGTCAAAGACGCTTACGCCTCGGGCAAGCTGATGAAGCAGGACGCCATCCTCAAGGAAGGCATCGACAAGGAGCTGGCGAAGAAGATCGTCGCGCACATCAAGGACGCCAAGCTCAAGGTCCAGGCCGCCATCCAGGGCGAGCAGGTGCGTGTTACCGGCAAGAAGCGCGACGACCTGCAGGAAGCCATCGCGGCCCTGCGTGCCAAGGAATTCGGCATGCCACTGCAATTCAACAATTTCCGCGACTAA
- a CDS encoding putative 2-dehydropantoate 2-reductase, giving the protein MSTPWHVLGAGSLGTLWATRLARAGLAVRLIVRDAERLRSYNAAGGLTLVEHGEANTYAVPAQTTDDPEPIRRLLVACKAYDAENAVAGLASRLTADAELILLQNGLGSQDAVANRVPQARCISASSTEGAFRDGDWRVVFAGHGYTWLGDVAHAVSPIWLDDLDAAKIPHEWSTDILTRLWRKLALNCAINPLTVLHDCRNGGLQAHHCEVAILCAELTELLQRCGQPAAADNLQQEVERVILATAANYSSMYQDVASRRRTEISYLLGHACKVATRHQLHLPHLNQLQVRLVAHLHSLGLPSD; this is encoded by the coding sequence ATGTCCACCCCCTGGCACGTTCTCGGCGCCGGCAGCCTCGGCACGCTATGGGCCACCCGCCTGGCCCGGGCGGGGCTGGCGGTGCGGCTGATCGTGCGTGATGCCGAGCGTTTGCGCAGCTATAACGCAGCCGGCGGCCTGACGCTGGTCGAACACGGCGAAGCCAACACCTATGCCGTCCCCGCGCAAACGACCGACGACCCAGAGCCGATCCGCCGCCTGCTCGTGGCGTGCAAGGCATACGACGCCGAAAACGCCGTCGCCGGCCTCGCTTCACGCCTGACAGCCGACGCTGAACTGATCTTGCTGCAAAACGGCCTCGGCAGTCAGGACGCCGTCGCCAACCGCGTCCCGCAGGCACGCTGCATCAGCGCCTCGAGCACCGAAGGCGCCTTTCGCGACGGCGACTGGCGGGTGGTGTTTGCCGGTCACGGCTACACCTGGCTCGGCGACGTCGCGCATGCGGTGTCGCCGATCTGGCTGGATGATCTGGACGCGGCGAAAATCCCTCATGAGTGGAGCACCGATATCCTCACCCGGCTGTGGCGCAAGCTGGCGCTCAACTGTGCGATCAACCCGCTGACCGTGCTGCATGACTGCCGTAACGGTGGATTGCAGGCGCATCACTGTGAAGTCGCTATCCTGTGCGCGGAACTGACCGAGTTACTGCAGCGCTGCGGCCAACCGGCAGCGGCAGACAACCTGCAACAGGAAGTCGAGCGGGTGATCCTGGCCACCGCGGCCAATTACTCTTCGATGTATCAGGACGTGGCCAGCCGACGCCGTACCGAAATCAGTTATCTATTGGGCCACGCCTGCAAAGTTGCCACGCGCCATCAACTGCACTTGCCCCATCTCAATCAGTTGCAAGTGCGCCTGGTCGCTCATCTGCACAGCCTTGGATTGCCCAGCGACTGA